Proteins found in one Paenibacillus sp. genomic segment:
- the nadA gene encoding quinolinate synthase NadA codes for MEALALARKQEQNRELRERLEQLKKERNAIILAHYYQRDEIQDVADFRGDSFLLAQKAAETDADTIVFCGVHFMGESAKILAPNKTVLIPDERAGCPMADMVNVEGLRELKRKHPNAKVVTYINSSAEIKAETDIVCTSANAVKVIQSLDAEEIIWVPDKNLGDYVSKFTDKKMIIWEGYCNTHDMLTVKDVAEMRAQYPNAQFVVHPECRPEVVKMADFVGSTTAIIDYCKKSEHKEFIVGTEDGTGYQLRKDSPDKVFHFASKYLVCPNMKVNNLKKLVRCLETMQPQIYVAPDVAEKARLALERMLLVK; via the coding sequence ATGGAAGCTTTGGCCCTTGCGCGCAAGCAGGAGCAGAATCGGGAGCTTCGCGAACGGCTGGAGCAGTTGAAGAAGGAACGCAACGCTATCATTCTAGCCCATTATTATCAGCGTGACGAAATTCAGGACGTCGCCGATTTCCGAGGGGACTCGTTCCTGCTCGCGCAGAAGGCGGCGGAGACCGATGCGGATACGATCGTGTTTTGCGGCGTTCATTTCATGGGCGAAAGCGCCAAAATTTTGGCCCCGAACAAGACGGTGCTCATCCCGGACGAGCGCGCCGGCTGCCCGATGGCCGACATGGTCAACGTCGAAGGGCTGCGCGAGCTGAAGCGGAAGCATCCGAACGCGAAGGTTGTCACTTACATCAACTCGTCCGCGGAAATCAAGGCGGAGACGGACATCGTCTGCACGTCGGCGAACGCCGTGAAGGTCATTCAATCGCTCGACGCGGAAGAGATCATCTGGGTGCCGGACAAAAACTTGGGCGACTACGTCTCGAAGTTTACGGACAAGAAGATGATCATCTGGGAAGGGTACTGCAATACGCACGACATGCTGACGGTGAAGGACGTCGCCGAGATGCGCGCCCAATACCCGAACGCGCAGTTCGTCGTACATCCGGAATGCCGGCCGGAAGTCGTGAAGATGGCCGATTTCGTCGGCAGCACGACGGCGATCATCGACTATTGCAAGAAATCGGAGCATAAAGAGTTCATCGTCGGGACGGAAGACGGCACCGGCTATCAGCTTCGGAAGGACAGCCCGGACAAGGTGTTTCATTTCGCTTCGAAATACTTGGTCTGTCCGAACATGAAAGTGAATAATCTCAAGAAGCTGGTTCGCTGCCTCGAAACGATGCAGCCGCAAATTTACGTCGCGCCGGACGTCGCGGAGAAAGCGCGCCTCGCGCTCGAACGGATGCTGCTGGTGAAATAA